The Catellatospora citrea DNA segment CCGCTGCCCGGCTACAACGCGGGCCTCGCCGAGATCGCGCACCGGCACGGCGCGCTGCTCATCATGGACGAGGTGATGACCGGGTTCCGGGTGTCGCGCGGCGGCTGGCAGGGCCTCGACCCGGTCGACGCCGACCTGTGGACGTTCGGCAAGGTGATGGGCGGCGGCCTGCCCGCCGCGGCGTTCGGCGGGCGCGCCGACGTGATGTCGAAGCTGGCCCCGGCCGGCCCGGTCTACCAGGCCGGCACCCTGTCCGGTAACCCGCTGGCCTGCGCCGCCGGTCTGGCCACGCTGCGGCTGGCCGACGACGCGCTGTACGCCAGACTCGACGCCACCGCTGCGACCATCGGCCAGCTGGCGGCCAAGGCGCTGGCCGGGGCCGGGGTGCCGCATCGGCTGGCCACCGCGGGCAGCATGTTCTCGATCTTCTTCACCGACGCCGAGGTGCGCGACTACGACGACGCCCGGCGGCAGAACACCGCCGCCTTCAAGGCGTTCTTCCACAGCATGCTGTCGCAGGGCGTCTACCTGCCGCCGAGCGCGTTCGAGTCGTGGTTCGTCTCGGGCGCCATCGACGACGACGCGCTCGACCACATCGCCGCCGCCCTGCCGGGCGCGGCCAGGGCGGCAGCAGCTGCGTCATGACCGAGCGCAGCGAGAGCACCATGGCGCCGTCGGCTCCGCATCGTCGATCGCGCGGAGTGTGATCGACGATGCGGACGATCGTTCACCTGCTGCGGCACGGTGAGGTGCAGAACCCCGCCAAGATTCTGTACGGGCGGCTGCCGGGCTTCCAGCTCAGCGGCCTGGGCCAGCAGATGGCGAAGGCGGCCGCCACGGCGCTGGCCGACCGCGACATCACCTACCTGGTGTCCAGCCCGCTGGAGCGGGCCCAGCAGACCGCGCTGCCCTTCGCCGAGCAGCTCGGGCTCGACGTGCACCTCGACCCGAACCTGATCGAGAGCGGCAACTACTTCGAGGGCATGCGGGTCGGCGCCGGCGACGGCGCGCTGCGTGATCCGCGCCACTGGTGGGTGCTGCGCAACCCGCTGAAGCCCAGCTGGGGCGAGCCGTACCAGCTGATCGCGGCCCGCATGATCCTGGCCATGGACGCCGCCCGGGAGCACGCCCGCGGGCACGAGGCCGTGTGCGTGTCGCACCAGCTTCCGATCTGGACGCTGCGCATGGCGATGGAGGGCAGGCGGCTGTGGCACGACCCGCGCCGCCGGGAGTGCGGGCTGGCCAGCCTCACCTCGTTCGTCTTCGAAGGTGATCAGTTGGCGCAGATCACATACTCCGAGCCGGCAGCCCACCTGGGGACCGGAGCCGGGCGCGGGGCATGATGGGGCGCGTGACATCACGCCCCCGCACCCGCCGTGCCGTGCTGGCGCTCGCCGTGGCCGGGCTGGCCACGACCGCGCTGGCGGCCTGCGGCGACGACGAGAGGCCGCCCGCCGTCGGTGACGTGCTGCGCTTCCCGCCGACCGAGCGCAAGGCAGCCCCCGCGGTCACCGGCGAGCTGCTCGACGGCGGCGCCTACGACATGGCGGACAAGCGCGGCAGCGTGGTCGTCGTGAACTTCTGGGCGAGCTGGTGCGCGCCCTGCCGGCTGGAGGCCGCCGACCTGGAGCAGGTCGCCAAGGACACCGCCGCGGCGGGCGTGGCCTTCCTCGGCATCAACAACCGCGACGACCGGGACAAGGCCAAGGCGTTCGTGGCCGCCCGCAACTCGTACCCGAGCATCTTCGACCCGGGCGGTCGGCTGTCGCTGCGCTTCGTCGACGTGCCCCCGGTGTCCACCCCGTCCACGCTGATCATCGACCGGCAGGGCCGGGTCGCCGCCGTGCTGCGCAAGGCGACCAACGCCGCCGAGCTGGGCCCGATCGTGCGTGAGATCGCCGCCGAGCAGGCCGGCTGATGGGTGCGGACTTCGCCGCCGTGGTCAACGGCGGGCCGCTGCTGCTGGCGGTCGCCGTCGCGGCGCTCGCCGGGCTGGCCAGCTTCCTCTCGCCGTGCGTGCTGCCGCTGGTGCCGGGCTACCTGTCGTACGTGACCGGCCTGGTCGGCGCGGACCTCGACGCCACCCTCGGCGACGACCGCACCGGCCTGGGCCGGGCCCGCCGCGGCCGGGTGACGGCCGGGGTGCTGCTGTTCATCGCCGGGTTCGCCGCCGTCTTCCTCACCACCACGATCGTCGCGGCCCAGATCGGCCGCCTGCTGCTGACCTACGAGCGGGCGCTGCAGGTCGGCATCGGCGTGCTGATCGTGCTGTTCGGCCTGGCCTTCCTCGGCATCATCCCGGGCCTGGACAACGAGAAGCGCATCCAGCGGCTGCCCCAGGCCGGGCTGTGGGGTGCGCCGGTCTTCGGCGCGGTGTTCGCGCTGAGCTGGGTGCCGTGCCTGTCCCCGACGCTCGCCGCAGTCGGCGCGCTGGCCAGCGCGTACGGCGACACCGGCCGCGCCGTGGTGCTCGGTCTGGCCTACTGCCTGGGCATCGGCATCCCGTTCCTGGTGCTCGGGCTGGGCATGCGCAAGCTCACCGGCGTGGTCGGCTTCATCCGCCGCAACTCGCGCTGGGTCACCCGCTTCGGCGGCGCGCTGCTGATCCTCGTCGGCCTCGCCCTGATCACCGGTGCGTGGGGCGACTTCGTGATCTGGCTACGGGGCACCTTCGGCGCCGGGGAGATCTCCATATGAGCGCCCCGGCCGAGGTCCACGAGGCGGTGCCCGCGGCGGAGCCGCCGCGTCGGCGTACCCCCGGATTGCTCGCGGCCGTGTGGGCCGCGGCGCGCAACGGGTGGCGGCAGCTCACCAGCATGCGCACCGCGCTGATGCTGCTGTTCCTGCTGGCCGTCGCGGCGATCCCCGGGTCGGTCCTGCCGCAGCGCTCGGTCAAGGTCGAGGACGTGCAACGGTTCTACGCCGCCAACCCGCGACTGGCCCCGGTGCTGGACCGGCTGTGGGGCTTCGAGGTGTACGCCTCGCCCTGGTTCGCCGCGATCTACCTGCTGCTGTTCACCTCGCTGATCGGCTGCATCACCCCGCGCCTGCGCGACCACGTGAAGGCGCTGCGCACCGCCCCGCCGGACGCGCCCAAGCGGCTCGCGCGGCTGCCGCAGTCGGCCGTGCTGGACACCGTGGTGGACGAGGCGGCCGCGAAGGCCGCGCTGCGCGGCTGGCGCACCGTGCGCCGCGAGCACGCCGACGGCACGATCACCCTGGCCGCCGAGAAGGGCTACCTCAAGGAGGCCGGCAACCTGCTGTTCCACAGCTCGCTGCTGGTCATCCTGATCGGCGTCGGGCTCGGCTCGCTGTGGGGCTGGCACGCCGGGCGGCTCATCGTCGCCGGTCCGGAGCAGGTCTTCTGCAACACCGTGCAGCAGTACGACGACTTCGGGCTCGGCCCGCGGGTCGGCGCGGGCGACCTGCCCGACTTCTGCCTGGAGCTGACCGACTTCCGCGCCGAGTACCGCCCGGACGGCATGCCGGTGTCGTTCGCGGCCGACGTGACCGCCACCGACTCGGCGCACGGTGATTTGGGCCGGCACACGTTCATGGTCAACCACCCGCTGCGGCTCGACGGCGCCAACGTGTACCTGCTCGGCCACGGGTACGCCCCGGTGCTGCGCTACACCGACGCGGCCGGGGTCACCCAGGAGACCGTCGCGCCGTTCCCGTACACCGACCCGACGCTGACCAGCCAGGGCGTGGCCGCGTTCCCGGACGCCAACGGCAGCGACAAGACGAAGCAGATGGCGTTCTCCGGCACCTACCTGCCGACCAAGGACGGCCCGCCGTACCTGGTCTCCGACCACCCCGAGGAGCGCAACCCGGCGCTGATGCTCACCGCCTACCGCGGGGACCTGGGGCTGGACGCGGGCATCCCGAGCTCGGTCTACGACCTCGACCAGCGACAGCTCGACGCCGGCCGGCTGAAGAAGTACGGCGAGCCCAAGCTGATGCGGGTCGGCGAGACCTGGACGCTGGAGGACGGCAGCAAGGTCGAGTTCGTCGGCACCCGGCAGTGGATCACGGTGTCCATCCGGCACGACCCGGGCGAGCCGATCGTGCTCACCGGCGCGGTGCTGCTGCTGGTCGGCCTGCCGCTGTCGCTGTACGGCAAGCGCCGCCGGGTCTGGCTGCGGCTGCGCTCCGACGGCAGCGCCGAGGCGGGCGGCCTGCCCCGCACCGAGTACCCCGGTTTCGAAGACGAGTTCCGTTCCCTGGTCGAGAGGTGGCAACGGTAGTGGCAGAACTGTCCGACGGCCTTCTGGTCGTCACCCTGCTTTCGTACCTGGCCGCGATGCTGCTACACGCGGGCGAGTACGCGTTCGGCACCCGCGGGCGCATCGCGAACGCGGCCGCCGCGCCCGCTGCCGTGCCGGCCCGGGAGCTGATCGGGGCCGGTGCCCCGGTCGTCACCGAGGCGCCGCACGCCTATGCGGCCCCGAGCGTCACCGAGCCGGGCTCGGCCGCCGCCGGCGGCGGCACGCGGTCGCGGGCCGGGTGGCTCGGACCGGCCGCGGTCGGCGCGACGATCCTCGGCGCGGTCGCGCACGTGATCACCGTGGTGACCCGCGGTATCGCCGCCGAGCGGCTGCCGTTCGGCAACATGTACGAGTTCGTGCTGTCGATCACGGCGCTCGGCAGCGTCATCTGGCTGGGCACGCTGTTCTTCCAGCGGCAGGTGCGCCACCTCGGCCTGTTCGTGATGCTGTTCGAGGTGCTGCTCGTCGGCGTGGCCGGCATGATCCTCTACACGCCGGTCGGGCCGCTGGTCCCGGCGCTGGACTCGTACTGGTTCGGCGTCCACATCGGTGCGGTCATCACCTCGTCGAGCCTGTTCATGGTCGCGGGTGCAGCGTCGATCATGTACCTGGTGCGGACCGGTTACGACGACGGCAAGCGCGGCTTCCTGTACGCCTTCGGCGGCCGCCTGGCCAACGCCGAGGCCGTCGAGCGGCTCTCCTTCCGGCTGCACGCTTTCGCGTTCCCGATCTGGACCTTCGGCGTCACCGCGGGCGCGATCTGGGCCGAGGTCGCCTGGGGCCGGTACTGGGGCTGGGACCCGAAGGAGGTCTGGGCGTTCATCTCCTGGGTCGTCTACGCGGGTTACCTGCACGCGCGGGCCACGCCGAGCATCAAGCGCTCCACGGCCGCCTGGATCGCCGTGATCGGCTTCCTGACGATGATGATGAACCTGTTCGGCGTCAACATCTTCTTCACCGGCCTCCACTCCTACGGCGGCGTCTGACGACGGACAAAGGAAGGGCACCTTCTTAACGCTCCGCGTTAAAGAAGGTGCCCTTCTTCACGCGGCAAGCCCTTGACCAGGTGAGTTGGAGGGCCTCGGCCCGCGAACACTCGACGGACCACCCCACCGGTCACCTTTCCGCCGGTGTCCTGGCGATGGGTCGGCTGCAGTTTCGGGGAAAGTGCGGCAATGCGCCGGTCGGTTCCCGCACTTTCCCCGAAACTGCGGGACGCCGTCCGGCCGTTCTGGGCTAGCGTTCGGCGATGCGGATTGCCATCTTTCCGGAGCGGGAGACCCCTGCCGGACTGCGGGCCCAAGTGCTGGAGCTGCAGGCGCAGGCCTGGCCGCCGCCCGACGTCGATGACGCAGGCGCGGCCGGCGCGGTCGACGGAGACGAGGAGGGCGACTGGCACGATCCGGCGCTCGAACCGACGGCGATGCTGCTGCTCGACGACGGCGACACGGTGCTCGCCAGCCTCGACGTGCTGTCCAAGGCGATCACGCATGGAGGCCGCGTCTATCGCGCCCGGGGCCTCAGCCGGGTGGTCACCGACACGGCGTATCGCGGCCGAGGACACGGCCGCCGCCTGGTGGCCCACGCCCGTGAGGAGATCCGCAGCAGTGGCGCGGACCTGGGCTTGTTCACCTGTGATCGGGACTTGCAGGGTTTCTACGAAAGCGCCGGCTGGCAGTTGGTGCCCGGCGCGGTGCTGGTCGGCGGCACCCCTGACGACCCGTTCCCCAGCGACCGGTTCGACAAGGTCACCATGGCGGGCTTCTTCTCCCCGGTCGCCCGGCGTCACGCAGGCTCCTTCACCGGTGCCCGCATCGCGCTCCATTCGGGCCTGATCGATCGTCTCTGGTGACCGGGCAGGCGTGAACGGCGACGCCCGAAACGCCGAGGTGCACGCCCGCGATGTCCGCAGGCCGGTCGCCCTGCGCCCTCGTCCCGCGTGGCGCACACGCCGATCCCGCGAACGCGCTGCTCAAGAACTTGCGCTGTTAACAAGGGCACCTTCTACAACGCGGAGCGTTAAGAAGGTGCCCTTCCTTTGGCCCGGTCAGCAGGTGGTGGTGGTCCAGGAGGTGTACGGGCGGAGCCAGGTGAGGCAGTAGGTGGCGAAGTCGGCGCCGGGGGCGGTGGGGACTTCGGCGTTCCAGGGGCGGAGCGAGCCGTCGGGCGCGGATTTGAGCTGGACGTTGTCGATCGCGAGCCGGGGGATGGTGACCGTGCCGGGGTCGGCGGGGTCGGCGTGGACCTCGACGTACTGCTCGATCTCGGCCTGGCCGGTCAGCGGCAGCGGGCGGCTGGTGAGCAGGTTCCACCGGTCGCCCCACCACAGCCAGGCCTGCCAGGACGGCCGGTCGCCGGTGGCCTCGGTCTGCAGGTGCAGCCACAGGCGGTCGCCGGGGGCCACCGCGTACTGGTCGTAGAAGGCCCAGGCGCGGGTGGCCGTGTCGTAGGTGTAGACGCGCTGGCGGGCGTTGCCGGACCAGCCGGTCTCGGTCCAGCCGACTTCGAGCCAGGCCTGCTCGGCGCCCTGGCCGGCCTTGGCCATGAACCGGGCGGCGACGAAGTCGTACGTGCCCTGCCGCACCCCGGTGTCGCCGACCTCGATCCGGCCGAGCACGCCGGACCAGCGGCCCCGCGTCGTCGCGCCCAGGTGGTGGTAACCGGGGCTGGGCACGGCGTGCGCGACCGGCTGCACGACGGTGGCGTGCGAGCGGCACGCGTTCGGCGCGGTCAGGCTGGGCGGCCCGGTGGGCGCGGTGGTGGAGGCGGGACGGCCGGCGGGGCACGCGGGCATGGCACCGGATGCCGTCCCGGGGGCGCACCCGGCGGCCAGCGCCAGCAGCGCCGCCGCGAGCAGCGTCCTCCTCAGGACGTCGGTGGGGCGGGGGTTCACATCCGGGTCAACCGGTCGAGCCGGACGCGGGTGACGATGGCGTACGCCGCAGCGCGTCGCCCCTCCCCGGCGGAGTGACGGGGCAGATGCGAGGATGCCAGCATGGCGGCACCGCGTTTCCCGTTCGACGACCTGCAGGGCTTCCTCGGCGCGCTGGAGCGGGCCGGTGAGCTGCACCGCGTCACCACCCCCGTCGATCCGACGCTGGAGATCAGCGAGATCGTCACCCGCACCGTGCGGGCCAAGGGCCCGGCGCTGCTGTTCGAGAAGCCGACCCGCGGCATGATGCCGCTCGCGATCAACATCTTCGGCAGCGACCGCCGCATGGCGATGGCGCTGGGCGTGCAGGACTTCGACGAGATCGGGGCCCGGATCGGCGAGCTGGCCAAGCCGGAGCTGCCGCAGGGGTTCAGCGGCATGATGGACGGTCTCGGCAAGATCATGCAGCTGAAGTCGCTGCCGCCGAAGAAGGTCCGGAGCGCGCCCTGCCAGGAAGTCGTGCTCAAGGGCGACGAGGTCGACCTCAACATGCTGCCCGGCCTCGTGATGTGGCCCGGCGACGGCGGCATCTACCACAACTACGGGTTGACCCATACCAAGCACCCGGAAACCGGCAAGCGCAACCTGGGTCTCTACCGGCTGCAGCAGCACTCGCACAACAGCGTGGGCATGCACTGGCAGATCCACAAGGACTCGACCGCGCACCACGCCGTCGCGGAGCG contains these protein-coding regions:
- a CDS encoding histidine phosphatase family protein; this encodes MRTIVHLLRHGEVQNPAKILYGRLPGFQLSGLGQQMAKAAATALADRDITYLVSSPLERAQQTALPFAEQLGLDVHLDPNLIESGNYFEGMRVGAGDGALRDPRHWWVLRNPLKPSWGEPYQLIAARMILAMDAAREHARGHEAVCVSHQLPIWTLRMAMEGRRLWHDPRRRECGLASLTSFVFEGDQLAQITYSEPAAHLGTGAGRGA
- a CDS encoding TlpA family protein disulfide reductase, with amino-acid sequence MTSRPRTRRAVLALAVAGLATTALAACGDDERPPAVGDVLRFPPTERKAAPAVTGELLDGGAYDMADKRGSVVVVNFWASWCAPCRLEAADLEQVAKDTAAAGVAFLGINNRDDRDKAKAFVAARNSYPSIFDPGGRLSLRFVDVPPVSTPSTLIIDRQGRVAAVLRKATNAAELGPIVREIAAEQAG
- a CDS encoding GNAT family N-acetyltransferase, with the protein product MRIAIFPERETPAGLRAQVLELQAQAWPPPDVDDAGAAGAVDGDEEGDWHDPALEPTAMLLLDDGDTVLASLDVLSKAITHGGRVYRARGLSRVVTDTAYRGRGHGRRLVAHAREEIRSSGADLGLFTCDRDLQGFYESAGWQLVPGAVLVGGTPDDPFPSDRFDKVTMAGFFSPVARRHAGSFTGARIALHSGLIDRLW
- the resB gene encoding cytochrome c biogenesis protein ResB produces the protein MSAPAEVHEAVPAAEPPRRRTPGLLAAVWAAARNGWRQLTSMRTALMLLFLLAVAAIPGSVLPQRSVKVEDVQRFYAANPRLAPVLDRLWGFEVYASPWFAAIYLLLFTSLIGCITPRLRDHVKALRTAPPDAPKRLARLPQSAVLDTVVDEAAAKAALRGWRTVRREHADGTITLAAEKGYLKEAGNLLFHSSLLVILIGVGLGSLWGWHAGRLIVAGPEQVFCNTVQQYDDFGLGPRVGAGDLPDFCLELTDFRAEYRPDGMPVSFAADVTATDSAHGDLGRHTFMVNHPLRLDGANVYLLGHGYAPVLRYTDAAGVTQETVAPFPYTDPTLTSQGVAAFPDANGSDKTKQMAFSGTYLPTKDGPPYLVSDHPEERNPALMLTAYRGDLGLDAGIPSSVYDLDQRQLDAGRLKKYGEPKLMRVGETWTLEDGSKVEFVGTRQWITVSIRHDPGEPIVLTGAVLLLVGLPLSLYGKRRRVWLRLRSDGSAEAGGLPRTEYPGFEDEFRSLVERWQR
- the ccsB gene encoding c-type cytochrome biogenesis protein CcsB, giving the protein MAELSDGLLVVTLLSYLAAMLLHAGEYAFGTRGRIANAAAAPAAVPARELIGAGAPVVTEAPHAYAAPSVTEPGSAAAGGGTRSRAGWLGPAAVGATILGAVAHVITVVTRGIAAERLPFGNMYEFVLSITALGSVIWLGTLFFQRQVRHLGLFVMLFEVLLVGVAGMILYTPVGPLVPALDSYWFGVHIGAVITSSSLFMVAGAASIMYLVRTGYDDGKRGFLYAFGGRLANAEAVERLSFRLHAFAFPIWTFGVTAGAIWAEVAWGRYWGWDPKEVWAFISWVVYAGYLHARATPSIKRSTAAWIAVIGFLTMMMNLFGVNIFFTGLHSYGGV
- a CDS encoding cytochrome c biogenesis CcdA family protein, which gives rise to MGADFAAVVNGGPLLLAVAVAALAGLASFLSPCVLPLVPGYLSYVTGLVGADLDATLGDDRTGLGRARRGRVTAGVLLFIAGFAAVFLTTTIVAAQIGRLLLTYERALQVGIGVLIVLFGLAFLGIIPGLDNEKRIQRLPQAGLWGAPVFGAVFALSWVPCLSPTLAAVGALASAYGDTGRAVVLGLAYCLGIGIPFLVLGLGMRKLTGVVGFIRRNSRWVTRFGGALLILVGLALITGAWGDFVIWLRGTFGAGEISI